Proteins encoded within one genomic window of Anopheles gambiae chromosome 3, idAnoGambNW_F1_1, whole genome shotgun sequence:
- the LOC1278594 gene encoding V-type proton ATPase subunit D 1 has product MSSKDRIPIFPSRGAQMQMKARLAGAHKGHGLLKKKADALQMRFRMILSKIIETKTLMGEVMKEAAFSLAEAKFASGDFNQVVLQNVTKAQIKIRTKKDNVAGVTLPVFESYQDGSDTYELTGLAKGGQQLQKLKKNYQSAVKLLVELASLQTSFVTLDEVIKITNRRVNAIEHVIIPRIDRTLAYIISELDELEREEFYRLKKIQDKKRIAKKKAEEKRAALLQEGIDVRSQANILDEGDDDILF; this is encoded by the exons ATGTCATCCAAGGATAGGATTCCTATTTTCCCATCTCGCGG CgcgcaaatgcaaatgaaagCTCGTCTTGCTGGCGCCCACAAGGGCCACGGACTGCTAAAAAAAAAGGCTGATGCTCTACAGATGCGTTTCCGAATGATTTTAAGCAAGATAATCGAG ACTAAAACACTTATGGGTGAAGTTATGAAAGAAGCCGCTTTCTCTCTGGCAGAAGCAAAATTTGCCTCCGGCGATTTTAACCAGGTTGTTCTGCAGAATGTTACCAAAGCGCAAATTAAGATACGAACTAAGAAGGATAACGTTGCTGGAGTAACTCTACCAGTTTTTGAATCCTACCAAGATGGCTCGGACACATACGAATTAACTGGATTAGCAAAGGGTGGCCAACAACttcagaaattaaaaaagaattaCCAGAGTGCTGTAAAATTGTTGGTAGAACTGGCATCGCTTCAAACATCTTTCGTTACTTTAGATGAGGTGATTAAAATCACTAATCGCCGAGTAAATGCTATTGAACATG TGATTATTCCAAGAATTGATCGTACTTTGGCATACATCATCTCCGAGCTAGATGAATTGGAACGTGAGGAATTTTACCGTCTGAAGAAAATTCAG GACAAAAAACGTATTGCGAAGAAAAAAGCCGAGGAGAAGAGAGCAGCACTGTTACAAGAAGGTATAGATGTGCGCAGTCAAGCCAATATTCTTGACGAAGGCGATGATGATATCCTGTTTTAG